Proteins from one Malaya genurostris strain Urasoe2022 chromosome 2, Malgen_1.1, whole genome shotgun sequence genomic window:
- the LOC131430276 gene encoding uncharacterized protein LOC131430276, whose product MFTKQLLFWFLLSGVTFVCCAGFGGSSGRSGGLYRYGDMAAAPGGSRIPPQRFYMPAGLGNPDDPNRYHLATTPSQQSTSAPKASRISAWGIISIVMFVIMIGAGAYWGFICFPLFCKKERNYNMMMNMSSATTATPTRSTEFEKLENYCAKSTTSSRSNDTGISNI is encoded by the exons atgTTCACCAAACAACTCCTTTTCTGGTTTCTGCTAAGCGGAG TGACGTTCGTGTGTTGCGCCGGATTCGGTGGTTCCAGTGGTCGATCCGGGGGTCTCTACAGATATGGCGACATGGCCGCGGCTCCGGGTGGATCTCGGATACCGCCGCAGCGGTTCTACATGCCAGCAGGACTCGGCAATCCCGACGATCCGAATCGGTACCACCTAGCGACGACCCCCAGTCAGCAGTCGACGAGTGCCCCGAAGGCGAGCCGCATCTCCGCATGGGGAATCATTTCGATCGTGATGTTTGTGATCATGATCGGAGCCGGAGCCTACTGGGGCTTTATCTGTTTTCCTTTGTTCTGCAAAAAGGAGCGAAACTACAACATGATGATGAACATGTCGTCCGCCACAACCGCCACCCCGACCCGATCGACCGAGTTCGAGAAGCTCGAAAACTACTGTGCCAAATCGACCACATCGAGTCGAAGTAACGACACCGGTATCAGCAACATTTGA